The Nocardioides houyundeii genome includes the window CGCAGAAGTACGCCGACGCCGCGATCCACGACCGCTACCTCGCGCCGCTGGCCACCCACCAGGACGTCATGCTGGTGGTGCTCAACCAGATCGACCGGGTGCCGCAGGAGCGCCGCTCCGCGATGGTCGAGGACGTGCGGCGACTGCTCGTCGCCGACGGGCTCACGGGTGTTCCGGTGCTGGCGGTCAGCGCCCGGGAGGGCACCGGCATGGACGAGCTGCGCGACGAGATCGCCCGCAAGGTCGCCAGCAAGAAGGTCACCAAGCAGCGCCTGGACGCAGACCTCCGCGCGGCTGCCGCCCGGATGGCCGAGCTCACCGGCAACGCGAAGACCCCGTCGCTGCCCCGGGAGCGGGTGGCGGCCCTGGAGGACGCCTTCGCCGAGGCAGCCGGTGCGCCGACCGTGGTCCGGGCGGTCGAGGACTCAACCCGGATCCGCGCCAACCGGGCCACCGGCTGGCCGGTCACCGCGTGGGTGACCAAGCTCAAGCCCGATCCGCTGAAGCGCCTGCACCTCGACCTGGGCGCCGCGGGCAAGGAGCTCACCGGCTCGGCGCGAACCTCGGTGCCCACCGCCAACCAGGTCCAGCGCGCCAAGGTCGACAGCGAGGTGCGCTCGCTGGTCGACGAGGTCTCGGTGGACCTCAGGCCGTCCTGGGCGAACGCGGTGCGCCAGGCCTCGGTCTCCCGCCTTCCCGACCTGGGGGACCGGCTGGACAAGGCGTTGGCCGCCACCGACCTCGGCGCGGAGCGGATCCCCGCCTGGGCAGGACTGGTGCGAGTCCTGCAGTGGCTGCTCATCGTCTCGGCGGCGGTCGGCGCGGTCTGGCTCGGTGTCCTGGCGTTGGGCTCCTACGCGCGGTTGCCGGAGGTGCCCACCCCCGAGTGGCGCGGCTTCCCGGTCCCCACCCTGCTGCTGCTGGGCGGTGTCGGGCTCGGCATCCTGCTGGCTCTGCTGTGCCGGGTGCTGGTCTCCCTGACCGCCCGACGCCGCGCCCGGTCCGCCGACCGGCGGCTGCGGGAGGCGATCGGGCAGGTCTCCGAGGAGCTGGTCATCGAGCCGGTGCGGACCGAGCTGGCGGCCTACTCCGCGACGCGCGACGGTCTCGCCGAGGTGCTGCGCTGACCTGCTGACGTCCACAGGCGGCGCGGCGGCGGAGTTCTCCACAGCGCGCCCGCCGTACGGCGCTCGGCCCTGCGGGGCTGCAGCAGGGTGGTCGTCGACGGGGCAGGGCGCCGCGTCGGCGACAGGCACAGGAGCGCACATGAACGACAGCATGATCACCTTCAGCGGCTGGGTCGGGTCCGAGGTCACCCTCACCGAGGCCGGTGCCGGAGCGGCCGTGGCGAGCTTCCGGGTGGGCAGCACGCCGCGTCGCTACCGCGGCGGGCAGTGGGAGGACGGCGAGACCATCTGGTACGCCGTGAAGGCCTGGCGCACCCTGGCCCTCAACGTGGGCGCGTCGGTGCGCACCGGGGACCCGGTGGTCGTCTCGGGCAAGCTCGTCGCCGACGTGTGGAAGCGCGAGGACGGCACGGTCTCCACGCGCTACGTCGTGGTCGCATCCTCGGTGGGCCACGACCTGACCCGCGGCACCAGCGAGTTCCGGCGCGCCAAGGCGCCCGAGCCCGCCGTGGGGGTGGAGGACGACGCGGTGCGGGCGGTCCTGCACTCCTACGAGGAGGGTGGGCCGCGTCTGGACAGCAACGGTCAGGCGGTGACCGCGGTGCAGGAGCCGGCTGCCTGAGGTCGAGCCGGGACTCGCGGGGCGCCACCGGTCGCTGAGCCGCCGGTGGCCGGTGCCGGGCCTCGCACCGGTAGGCTCACTGACCATGGCTGACTACGTATTCACCCTGCGCAATGTGCGCAAGGCCCACGGCGACAAGGTCGTCCTCGACAACGTCACCCTCTCCTTCCTGCACGGGGCCAAGATCGGCGTCGTGGGTCCCAACGGCACCGGCAAGTCCTCGCTGCTCAAGATCATGGCCGGGCTGGACCACGCCAACAACGGCGACGCGATCCTCGACCCCGACGCCACCGTCGGCATGCTCCAGCAGGAGCCGCCGCTGACCGAGGGCAAGACGGTCTTGGAGAACGTGGAGGAGGCGGCCGGCGAGATCAAGCAGAAGCTCGACCGCTACAACGCGATCTCCGAGGAGATGGCGAACCCGGACGCCGACTTCGACACGCTCCTGGCCGAGATGGGCGACCTCCAGACCGACCTCGACCACGCCAACGCGTGGGACCTCGACAGCCGGCTGGACCAGGCGATGGACGCGCTGCGCTGCCCGCCGCCGGACGCCATCGTCGACAACCTCTCCGGTGGTGAGCGGCGCCGGGTGGCGCTGTGCAAGCTGCTCCTGCAGCAGCCCGACCTGCTGCTCCTCGACGAGCCCACCAACCACCTCGACGCGGAGTCGGTCCAGTGGCTCGAGGGGCACCTGGCCTCGTACCCCGGTGCCGTGCTGGCCGTGACCCACGACCGGTACTTCCTCGACAACGTCGCGTCCTGGATCCTCGAGCTCGACCGAGGGCAGGCCCACCCCTACGAGGGCAACTACACGACGTACCTGGAGACCAAGAAGAGCCGGCTCAAGATCGAGGGGCAGAAGGACGCCAAGCGCGCCAAGATGCTCGACCGCGAGCTGGAGTGGGTGCGCTCCAACGCCAAGGCCCGTCAGACCAAGAGCAAGTCCCGGCTGGCGCGCTACGAGGAGATGGCGGCCGAGGCCGACCGGATGCGCAAGATCGACACCTCCGAGATCAACATCCCCGCTGGACCGCGGCTTGGTGACGTCGTCCTGGAGGCGCACGGCCTGGGCAAGGGCTTCGAGGGCCGGGTCCTCATGCACGACGTCTCGTTCACGCTGCCGAAGGCCGGCATCGTCGGCGTCATCGGTCCCAACGGTGTCGGCAAGACGACGCTGTTCCGGATGATCACCGGCGAGGAGCAGCCTGACGAGGGTGAGCTGAAGGTCGGTCAGACGGTCAAGATCTCCTACGTCGACCAGAGTCGTGGCGGCATCGACCCCAACAAGAACGTCTGGGAGGTCGTCTCGGACGGCCTGGACTTCATCAAGGTCGCCAACTTCGAGATGAACTCTCGTGCCTACGTCGCCTCGTTCGGCTTCAAGGGTCCGGACCAGCAGAAGAAGGCCGGCGTGCTCTCCGGTGGTGAGCGCAACCGTCTCAACCTGGCGCTCACCCTGAAGATGGGCGGCAACATGCTGCTGCTCGACGAGCCCACCAACGACCTGGACGTGGAGACCCTCTCCTCCCTGGAGGACGCCCTGCTGGACTTCCCCGGCTGCGCCGTGGTCACCTCCCACGACCGGTGGTTCCTGGACCGCGTCGCGACCCACATCCTGGCCTGGGAGGGCAACGAGTCCGACCCCGCCAACTGGTTCTGGTACGAGGGAAACTTCGCCGCGTACGAGGAGAACAAGATCGAGCGTCTCGGCGCCGACGCGGCGCGCCCGCACCGCGTCACGCACCGCAAGCTCACCCGGGACTGATCCCGGTGAGACGACGATGCCCCCGACCGGAGACGGTCGGGGGCATCGTCGTCCCGCGGACGCGAGGACGTCAGTCCGCCTGGCGCAGCTCCATCTCGGGGTGCGCCGCGATCAGGTGGTCCGCCACGGCGTTCATCACGCGTCCGGCCGCCGCGAAGTCAGCGGGGGAGACCAGGTCCACCAGGTTCTGACGGACCCCGGCGACGTGCACGGGCGCCGCCCGCTGGAGCAGCTCCATCCCCTTGTCGGTCATGGTGGCGAACACGCCCCGGCCGTCCTCGGGAGAGGCACGGCGTACGACGTACCCGGCCTTCTCCATGCGGTCGATGGTGTGGGTGACCCGGCTGCGGCTGTGGGCCAGGGCGTCGGCGAGCTGGGCCATCCGCATCGAGTGCCCCTCGCGCTCGGAGAGGCGCACCAGGATCTCGTACTCGGTGAGGGAGATCTCGAAGGAGCGGCGCAGGTCGTCGTCGAGCCGGTCCAGCAGCAGCGTGTGGCCCAGCAGCACGGCGCGCCACGCCCGCTGCTGGTCCTCGTCGAGCCAGCGAACTTCCCCCCGAGTAGTCATGGGCACGACCTTAACGGCTGCCCGGGTGTCGACGCGCCGGTCCCGGTACGCGCGAACGCCCGGCCGCCACGAGGGCGACCGGGCGTCCGGTGGTCCTGCCCGCCGGCGTCGCAGGCGGACCGGGTGACTCAGATGCGCTCGAGGATCAGGGCCATGCCCTGGCCGCCACCGACGCACATGGTGATCAGGCCGGTGGACTTGTCGTGCCACTCCAGGCTGTTGAGCATGGTGTTCTGCAGCCGGGCGCCGGTCATGCCGAACGGGTGGCCGATCGCGATCGCGCCGCCGTTGACGTTGAGCCGGTCCAGGTCGATCCCGAGCTCCTGGTAGGAGGGGACGACCTGAGCGGCGAAGGCCTCGTTGAGCTCGACCAGGTCGATGTCGCCGATGCTCATGCTGGCGTTGGCCAGGGCGCGCTTGGTGGCCTCCACCGGGCCCAGGCCCATGATCTCGGGGGAGAGGCCGCTGACGCCGGTGGACACGATGCGCGCCAGCGGGGTGAGGCCGAGCTCGGCTGCCTTGGTGTCGGACATGATGACCACGGCCGCCGCGCCGTCGTTCAGCGGGCAGCAGTTGCCGGCGGTGACCACCCCGTCGGGGCGGAAGACCGGCTGCAGCTGGGAGATGGCCTCGTAGGTGACTCCGGCGCGGGGGCCGTCGTCGGCCTGCACCACGGTGCCGTCGGGAAGGGTGATCGGGGTGATCTCCCGGGTCCAGAAGCCGTCCTTGATCGCCTGCTCGGTGAGGTTCTGGCTGCGCACGGCGAACTCGTCGAGCTCCTTGCGCTCCACGCCGCGCAGCCGGGCGACGTTCTCCGCGGTCTGGCCCATGGTGATGTAGGCGTCCGGCAGCTGGCCGTCCTGCCTCGGGTCGTGCCAGTCCTGGCCGCCCTTGGCGTACTCGGCGGTGCGGGACTGGGCCTCGTCGAAGATCGGGTTGACGGTGTGCGGGATGTGGTCGGAGGTGCCCTTGGCGAAGCGGGAGACGGTCTCGACGCCGGCCGAGATGAACACGTCACCCTCACCGGCCTTGATCGCGTGGAATGCCATGCGGGTGGTCTGCACCGAGGAGGCGCAGTAGCGGGTGATGGTGGCGCCGGGGACCTGGTCCATCCCGTTGAGGACGTTGACGATGCGCCCCATGTTGTTGCCGCTCTCGCCACCGGGCAGGCCGCACCCGAGGTAGAGGTCGTCCACGGTGTTGGCGTCCAGCTCGGGGATCTTGTCCAGGGCGGCCCGGACGATGAGGGCCGCCAGGTCGTCGGGCCGGAAGTCCTTCAGGGACCCCTTGTTGGCTCGGCCGATGGGACTACGAGCGGCTGAAACGATCACTGCCTCGGGCATTGACTCTCCGATCTGGGCGGATGCTGACGCGACTCAGCCTACGGGGTGTGGGGGCAAGTGCTGGGGAGCGTCGAGCACGTGGTCCAGCGTTGCCGGCTGATCTGTGGCGGGGCGCCCGAGGGCCGTCTGGCACCGCGCCCAGAGCCGCCGCGTGCAGGTGGCTGCACCCCGCTCAGACGGTCGGCATCGTGCTGGACCCGTGCTCCGGGATCCGACCAGGGTCTGACAGCATCGCGGGGTGCGCCACCTCTACGAGTGCCCGATGCGCTGGGCCGACCTGGACCTGCTGGGACACGTGAACAACGTGGTCTTCGTCGACTACCTGCAGGAGGCCCGGGTCGACATGCTGCGCACCCACGTCCCTGACGGCCGGGCCGAGCGCCTGGTCGGACGTCCGGGAGAGGGCATCGTGGTGGTGCGGCACCTGGTGGAGTACCTCAACCCGTTGTCGTTCCGGTTCGGTCCGGTCAAGATCGAGTGCTGGGTCACCGAGCTCAAGGCCGCGTCCTTCACGATGGCCTACGAGATCTTCGACGAGGACGAGAACGGGGTGCGCACGACGTACGCCCGAGCGAGCACGGTGCTGACGCCGTACACCTTCACCACCGAACGCCCGCGGCGCCTCACCGACGCCGAGCGGCAGGCCCTGGGGCGGTTCCTGGAGCCGGCCACGCCCGCTGCGGAGCTGTGGAGCGAGCCGCGTGAGGTCGCCGGCGGCCGCTATCAGCTGCACGTGCGGTTCAGCGACGTCGACGCCTACGGTCACGTCAACAACGTCAAGTACTTCGAGTACTTCCAGGAGGCCCGGGTCCAGCTCCTGGACTCCCTGGGTCGCGAGATGCCCCAGGAGGGCGGGGCCGGTGTGGTCGTGGCCCGCACCGAGGTCGGCTACCGCCGCCCCATCCACGTCCGCGCACAGCCGTACCAGGTGCGCACCTGGGTGTCGCAGGTCGGGAACCGCTCCGCGGTCGTGGACGCGGAGATCACCGACGAGGGCACCCTGCTGAGCCGGTCCCGGGTGGTCCTGGTCTTCTTCGATCCCGCGACCCAGCGCAGCGTCGACCCGCCGCCCGAGGTGCGCGCCCGGATGCTGGCCATGCTGGGGGAGTGATCCCCGCAGGCCTCAGAGCTCGGGGCTGTTGACCATGAACTGGGCGGCGTGGGTCACGTAGTCCCAGAACTGGGCGTCCTGCTCCTCGGTGAGCGCTGCCTTGTCCAGGCCGGCCCGGAAGTGCACCAGCCACCGCTGCGCGGAGCCCGGGGTCACGGCGAACGGGCCGTGTCGCATCCGCAGTCGCGGGTGACCGCGGGTCTCGCCGTACGTCGAGGGCCCACCCCAGTACTGGGCGAGGAAGAGCGCGAACCGCTCGGCGGCCGGGCCCAGGTCCTCCTCGGGATACATCGGGCGCAGCAACGGATCCTCGGCGACGCCGGCGTAGAAGGTGTCGACGATGGTGCGGATGGTCTCCATCCCGCCGATCTCCTCGTAGAACGTCGTCACGCCGACCATTGTGCCGGGTCGCTCCTGAGCCCAGCCATCGGGCCCGGTGGGGCTCAGGAGTCGGTGGCCGCCGGGACCGGGGCCTTCTCCGGTGTCCAGGTGACGTACCGGGTGTGCGGCATCACGATGCCCTCCTGGTCGAACCGGGCCTTGATGCGCTCGCGCAGCTCGCGCGCCACCGCCCACTGCTCCATCGGTGCGGTCTTCAACGAGACTCGCACGGTCACGCCGTCCACGGTCATCGCCTCGACCCCGGGGGACTCCGGCTCCTCGATGACCCGGTCCCGGAAGTCCTCGTCCTGCCACATCGCGTGGGTGACCTCGGTGAGGACCTCGCGGACCCGGAGCAGGTCGGAGTCGTAGGCGACGGTCAGGTCGAGCACCGCACGCGCCCAGTTCTGGCTCATGTTGCCGACCCGCAGGATCTCCCCGTTGCGCACGTACCAGACGGTGCCGTTGATGTCCCGCACCCTGGTGACGCGCAGGCTGACCGCCTCCACCGTGCCCGAGGCCTCGCCCAGGTCGACGACGTCGCCCACGCCGTACTGGTCCTCCACGATCATGAAGATCCCGGAGAGGAAGTCCTTGACCAGGGTCTGGGCGCCGAACCCGAGGGCCAGGCCGAGGATCCCGGCGCTGGCGATGATCGGGGTGATGTCCACGTCGAGCTCGCTGAGCACCATGGTGAACGTGACGGCCAGCAGCACCCCGTTGATGATGCTCTTGAGCAGGCTGCCCATGGTGCGGGAGCGCTGGGCCCGCCGGGTGTTGGCGGCCAGGTCGCGGGGGGAGTTCTCGGCGCTGCGGCCCAACCGGGCGCTGGTGGTCACCGCTGCCCGGGTGAAGCGGTCCGGGACCATCCCGGCCTCCGCGCGCCGCACCACCCGGTCCACGAGGCGGTGCAGCACCCAGCGGGCCACCAGGGCCAGCAGGACCAGCATGGCGATGGTCAGCGGCCTGCCGATGAGCACGTCGGCCATCTCCGCGAGGTCCTCGTTGCCGGTGGCCTGCATGGTCCACTCGCACAGCTGTTCACCAGGTAGGCAGGGGTGGTCGATCTGTGTCGCGAGTCCGAGCATGGCGCCCAGTATTGCGGTGCCACCCGCTCCGAGGGCCCAGCAGGTGGCCACGGATGGCCTCGGGTGATCGGCACCGGGACGGGGGACGATATCCTTGCCGACGTGACCTCCATGACCGCGCTCAAGAACCTCCGTCCTGTCGTGCGCTCGTCGCTGCGCCTGGCTGTCCCGGCGGCCGTCGTGCTGACGGTGCTGCTCGCCGGCCCGGCCATGGCCGACGTGCCGGAGGGCTGGTCCGACCCGGAGGACGTCTCCGCCATGCAGTTCCTGCTGCTGCTGTTCCTGGTCCCGGTGGGCCTGGCGCTGCTGATCTCGCTGGCGGTCTACCTCCCCGCGCTGGCCCGAGGCGAGAAGATCGCCCCGAACTCCACGCCGGTCGACGACCAGTGGTTCGGTGGGCCGCGCGGCGGCCGGGCCGAGCTGCAGAGCTCCGACGCCCAGGAGAAGGGCACCGGTGGCGCAAGTGGCAACTGGTGAGCTCACCGCCCGCGAGCGGGCCGAGATCGACAGGGCGATCCGGGCGGCCGAGCAGGCCTGCCGGTTCGAGTTCTCCGTCTTCCGGGGCCTCTGCACGGGCACCCCGCGCGCCTTCGCGGAGTCCCTCCACTCATCCCTGGCGGCACCGCAGCGCAGCATCCTGATCATGGTCGACCCCGTCTCGCGGGCGCTCGAGGTCGTGACCGGCTCGGAGGTACGCCGTCACCTCACCGACGGCGAGGTCCACCTCGCCTTGCTGGCGATGCAGTCGGCCTTCGCCGAGGGTGACGAGGTCGGCGGGCTGCGCCGCGGGATCCTGATGCTCGCCGAGCACGCCATCCCGCAGCACACCCTGCACGTCGGGCCCGAGCACGTCGGAGTCTGACCACCCACGTCTGCCGCCCTTCACGGGCACCGAACGACCACTCCGAACGACCAAAACGGCTGAGCGCCGCACCCAGGGGTGCGGCGCTCAGCCGTTTCACGTGCAGGCGCTCAGCTGGCCCCAGCACCCGACCGGGTGCTCGACCCGGCATCCAGGGCCTGGGCGGCGAGCGCACGCAGGACGTCGGCGCGTCCCTCGCGTGCGAACCGCTGGGCTCCCAGCGGGGCCGAGGTGCGATCCAGCCACTCCGCCACCCGGTCGGCCAGCTGCTGCTGGGCGACGATCTGCTTGGGGAAGCCGTACTCCAGCACCACCGAGCCCTTGTGGAAGCCCAGGGTGTCGATCGCCGTCTCCGCCGCGTCGAAGTACTTGTCGACGAACTGGGCGACGACGTCCTCCTGGCCGAAGCGGAAGATCGAGAAGACCATCTCCCGCGAGGTCTCGTTGGGCGTCTCCGGGTCCATGATGGCGGCCCAGCCGGCTTCCTTGGCCTCCAGGCGCGGTTGGGCGACCCGGGCGGCGGCGGCCTTCTCCTTGCCCTCGATCGTGGGGTCGCGCTCCAGCTCGGCCTCGATCTCGGCGTCCCCGGCTCGGCCGGATGCGGCCAGCGCGGTCAGCAGGGACCAGCGCAGGTCCTGGTCGACGGCGAGGCCCTCGACGGTGAAGGACCCGTCGAGGAGGCCCTGCAGATCGGCCACCGCGGTGTCGCTGTGGCTCGCGGCCGCGTAGGCGCGGGTGAAGGTGAGCTGGTGGTCGCTGCCGGGCTCGGCGGCCAGCATCAGCTCGCGCAGGCCGGACTCCCACTCGGCGCGCAGCGCCGCGCGGTTCTCGGGTGCGGAGTAGAAGTTGACCGCCATCGCCGCGGAGACGGGGATCCGGGTGACGCCCCAGGAGTCGGTCTCCGAGCCGATGTTGGCCAGCACCAGGCGCACGAAGTCGCTGGCCGTCATCTCGGCGTCCCGCGTCATGTCCCAGGTGGCGCCCCAGACCAGGGCGCGGGCCAGGGAGTCGTCGAGCTTGGAGAGCCCGGCGGTGACGCAGGCCAGGGAGCGCTCGTCGAGGCGGATCTTGGCGTAGGCGTGGTCCTCGTCGTTGAGCAGCAGCAGGTCCGGCTGACGCACTCCGACCAGCTGCTCGACCTGGGTGGAGGCGCCCTCCACGTCGATCTCCAGGTAGTCGCGGCGCACCAGGTGCCCGTCGACCTCGTCGTAGAGGCCGATGCCCAGGCGGTGGCGGCGCAGGGTCGGCTGCTCCGCCGAGGCGGTCTGCAGGACCTGGAAGGAGGAGTAGCTGCCGTCGGAGTCCAGGGCGAACTCCGGGCGCAGGGTGTTGACCCCGGCCGTCTGCAGCCATTCCTGGGCCCAGCCCTGGAGCTCGCGACCCGAGGACCGCTCCAAGGCGGCCAGCAGGTCGCTGAACTCGGTGTTGCCGAAGGCGAAGTCCTTGAAGTACTGGCGCAGGCCCGCCACGAACGGGTCGAGCCCCACCCAGGCCACCAGCTGCTTGAGCACCGAGGCGCCCTTGGCGTAGGTGATCATGTCGAAGTTGACCTCGACCGC containing:
- the pepN gene encoding aminopeptidase N, producing the protein MPGTNLTRDEAATRAALLDVSSYDVELDLTTGDKTFGSTTTIAFTCREPGGSTFVDLVDATVHEITLNGAPLDPATAYVDSRIQLDGLAADNQLVVKADCTYSHTGEGLHRFVDPSDDRVYLYSQFEVPDARRVFTTFEQPDLKSVFTFTVTAPEHWKVVSNAPTPEPVATGDGKAVWSFPTTAKMSTYITAIVAGEYHEVLDTYEGKFGTIPLGHYCRQSLVDYMDTEELVKITKQSFEFFEEKFDYPYPFGKYDQLYVPEYNMGAMENAGCVTLRDEYLPRSRQARSFFEFRTSVITHEMAHMWFGDLVTMKWWDDLWLNESFAEWACYWCEAEATEFTDAWTGFANARKQTGYRADQLPSTHPIAADNVDLHAVEVNFDMITYAKGASVLKQLVAWVGLDPFVAGLRQYFKDFAFGNTEFSDLLAALERSSGRELQGWAQEWLQTAGVNTLRPEFALDSDGSYSSFQVLQTASAEQPTLRRHRLGIGLYDEVDGHLVRRDYLEIDVEGASTQVEQLVGVRQPDLLLLNDEDHAYAKIRLDERSLACVTAGLSKLDDSLARALVWGATWDMTRDAEMTASDFVRLVLANIGSETDSWGVTRIPVSAAMAVNFYSAPENRAALRAEWESGLRELMLAAEPGSDHQLTFTRAYAAASHSDTAVADLQGLLDGSFTVEGLAVDQDLRWSLLTALAASGRAGDAEIEAELERDPTIEGKEKAAAARVAQPRLEAKEAGWAAIMDPETPNETSREMVFSIFRFGQEDVVAQFVDKYFDAAETAIDTLGFHKGSVVLEYGFPKQIVAQQQLADRVAEWLDRTSAPLGAQRFAREGRADVLRALAAQALDAGSSTRSGAGAS
- a CDS encoding globin, producing the protein MVGVTTFYEEIGGMETIRTIVDTFYAGVAEDPLLRPMYPEEDLGPAAERFALFLAQYWGGPSTYGETRGHPRLRMRHGPFAVTPGSAQRWLVHFRAGLDKAALTEEQDAQFWDYVTHAAQFMVNSPEL
- a CDS encoding DUF5130 family protein; this translates as MAQVATGELTARERAEIDRAIRAAEQACRFEFSVFRGLCTGTPRAFAESLHSSLAAPQRSILIMVDPVSRALEVVTGSEVRRHLTDGEVHLALLAMQSAFAEGDEVGGLRRGILMLAEHAIPQHTLHVGPEHVGV
- a CDS encoding single-stranded DNA-binding protein, with product MNDSMITFSGWVGSEVTLTEAGAGAAVASFRVGSTPRRYRGGQWEDGETIWYAVKAWRTLALNVGASVRTGDPVVVSGKLVADVWKREDGTVSTRYVVVASSVGHDLTRGTSEFRRAKAPEPAVGVEDDAVRAVLHSYEEGGPRLDSNGQAVTAVQEPAA
- a CDS encoding MarR family winged helix-turn-helix transcriptional regulator; translation: MTTRGEVRWLDEDQQRAWRAVLLGHTLLLDRLDDDLRRSFEISLTEYEILVRLSEREGHSMRMAQLADALAHSRSRVTHTIDRMEKAGYVVRRASPEDGRGVFATMTDKGMELLQRAAPVHVAGVRQNLVDLVSPADFAAAGRVMNAVADHLIAAHPEMELRQAD
- the ettA gene encoding energy-dependent translational throttle protein EttA, whose protein sequence is MADYVFTLRNVRKAHGDKVVLDNVTLSFLHGAKIGVVGPNGTGKSSLLKIMAGLDHANNGDAILDPDATVGMLQQEPPLTEGKTVLENVEEAAGEIKQKLDRYNAISEEMANPDADFDTLLAEMGDLQTDLDHANAWDLDSRLDQAMDALRCPPPDAIVDNLSGGERRRVALCKLLLQQPDLLLLDEPTNHLDAESVQWLEGHLASYPGAVLAVTHDRYFLDNVASWILELDRGQAHPYEGNYTTYLETKKSRLKIEGQKDAKRAKMLDRELEWVRSNAKARQTKSKSRLARYEEMAAEADRMRKIDTSEINIPAGPRLGDVVLEAHGLGKGFEGRVLMHDVSFTLPKAGIVGVIGPNGVGKTTLFRMITGEEQPDEGELKVGQTVKISYVDQSRGGIDPNKNVWEVVSDGLDFIKVANFEMNSRAYVASFGFKGPDQQKKAGVLSGGERNRLNLALTLKMGGNMLLLDEPTNDLDVETLSSLEDALLDFPGCAVVTSHDRWFLDRVATHILAWEGNESDPANWFWYEGNFAAYEENKIERLGADAARPHRVTHRKLTRD
- a CDS encoding YfjP family GTPase; translated protein: MVTRGSDIGGRLAGLEQAVTSSAGRLDDSVVDEASAVVTRAGTRLKLSADHTVVALAGATGSGKSSTFNALTELELSAVGVRRPTTSWATACVWGTEGAPELLEWLGIPSRHQVTRDNLLSAGSKHPLEGVVLLDLPDHDSTEVSHHLEVDRLVRLADMLIWVLDPQKYADAAIHDRYLAPLATHQDVMLVVLNQIDRVPQERRSAMVEDVRRLLVADGLTGVPVLAVSAREGTGMDELRDEIARKVASKKVTKQRLDADLRAAAARMAELTGNAKTPSLPRERVAALEDAFAEAAGAPTVVRAVEDSTRIRANRATGWPVTAWVTKLKPDPLKRLHLDLGAAGKELTGSARTSVPTANQVQRAKVDSEVRSLVDEVSVDLRPSWANAVRQASVSRLPDLGDRLDKALAATDLGAERIPAWAGLVRVLQWLLIVSAAVGAVWLGVLALGSYARLPEVPTPEWRGFPVPTLLLLGGVGLGILLALLCRVLVSLTARRRARSADRRLREAIGQVSEELVIEPVRTELAAYSATRDGLAEVLR
- a CDS encoding acyl-CoA thioesterase, whose protein sequence is MRHLYECPMRWADLDLLGHVNNVVFVDYLQEARVDMLRTHVPDGRAERLVGRPGEGIVVVRHLVEYLNPLSFRFGPVKIECWVTELKAASFTMAYEIFDEDENGVRTTYARASTVLTPYTFTTERPRRLTDAERQALGRFLEPATPAAELWSEPREVAGGRYQLHVRFSDVDAYGHVNNVKYFEYFQEARVQLLDSLGREMPQEGGAGVVVARTEVGYRRPIHVRAQPYQVRTWVSQVGNRSAVVDAEITDEGTLLSRSRVVLVFFDPATQRSVDPPPEVRARMLAMLGE
- a CDS encoding acetyl-CoA C-acetyltransferase; translation: MPEAVIVSAARSPIGRANKGSLKDFRPDDLAALIVRAALDKIPELDANTVDDLYLGCGLPGGESGNNMGRIVNVLNGMDQVPGATITRYCASSVQTTRMAFHAIKAGEGDVFISAGVETVSRFAKGTSDHIPHTVNPIFDEAQSRTAEYAKGGQDWHDPRQDGQLPDAYITMGQTAENVARLRGVERKELDEFAVRSQNLTEQAIKDGFWTREITPITLPDGTVVQADDGPRAGVTYEAISQLQPVFRPDGVVTAGNCCPLNDGAAAVVIMSDTKAAELGLTPLARIVSTGVSGLSPEIMGLGPVEATKRALANASMSIGDIDLVELNEAFAAQVVPSYQELGIDLDRLNVNGGAIAIGHPFGMTGARLQNTMLNSLEWHDKSTGLITMCVGGGQGMALILERI
- a CDS encoding mechanosensitive ion channel family protein → MLGLATQIDHPCLPGEQLCEWTMQATGNEDLAEMADVLIGRPLTIAMLVLLALVARWVLHRLVDRVVRRAEAGMVPDRFTRAAVTTSARLGRSAENSPRDLAANTRRAQRSRTMGSLLKSIINGVLLAVTFTMVLSELDVDITPIIASAGILGLALGFGAQTLVKDFLSGIFMIVEDQYGVGDVVDLGEASGTVEAVSLRVTRVRDINGTVWYVRNGEILRVGNMSQNWARAVLDLTVAYDSDLLRVREVLTEVTHAMWQDEDFRDRVIEEPESPGVEAMTVDGVTVRVSLKTAPMEQWAVARELRERIKARFDQEGIVMPHTRYVTWTPEKAPVPAATDS